One window of Aythya fuligula isolate bAytFul2 unplaced genomic scaffold, bAytFul2.pri scaffold_80_arrow_ctg1, whole genome shotgun sequence genomic DNA carries:
- the ARMC5 gene encoding armadillo repeat-containing protein 5 codes for MAEPLSWCVEALRSGAEPGLGRALRALRSLHTRNEAGAVRFRARGGLGPLLELLRDPQTQAQAQEGSGGRGRSLGLALSVLGNLCTEPGCRRQARSLGGVPRLVALLRGPGPESVRNRAARALANLALEPEGARDVLQEGECGPKTALNIGKRPQNVAGGGEDGTKWY; via the exons GGCCCTGAGGagcggggccgagccgggccTGGGCCGGGCCTTGAGGGCCCTGCGGAGCCTCCACACCCGCAACGAGGCCGGGGCCGTTCGGTTCCGGGCCCGGGGGGGTTTGGGGCCGCTCCTGGAGCTCCTCCGGGACCCCCAAACCCAAGCCCAAGCCCAGGAGGGCTCCGGGGGTCGGGGCCGAAGCCTGGGCCTGGCCCTCAGCGTCCTGGGGAATCTCTGCACGGAGCCGGGGTGCAGGAGGCAGGCCCGGAGCCTCGGGGGGGTGCCCCGGCTGG TGGCCCTATTACGGGGTCCCGGCCCCGAGAGCGTGCGGAACCGGGCGGCGCGCGCCCTGGCCAACCTGGCCCTAGAACCCGAAGGAGCCCGCGACGTCCTGCAGGAGGGTGAGTGCGGCCCCAAAACGGCCCTAAATATCGGGAAACGACCCCAAAatgtggctggggggggggaagatggCACTAAATGGTACTAA